CCTGGGCACCAACTACGAGCAATGGCTCAAGGACAACCAGCCTAAAGCCATCATCAAGACCTACAACGATGACCCAACCAAGTTCCAGGACCTGCGCATTGGCCGTATCGACGCCATCCTGATCGACCGCCTGGCCGCGCTGGAATACGCCAAGAAAGCCCCGGACACTGCTGCTGCCGGTGATGCCTTCTCCCGTCAGGAAGCCGGTATTGCCCTGCGCAAAGGCGAGCCAGAACTGCTCGACGCGGTGAACAAGGCCCTCGACAAGCTGCGCGCCGATGGCACCTTGAAGAAGCTGTCCGAGAAGTACTTCAACGCTGACGTCACTGAATAATGGAAGCAGGTTTCCAACTCGCGCTGGACTCCGCGCCCTTTCTGCTCAAGGGCGCGTACTACACGGTGATTCTTAGCCTCGGCGGGATGTTTTTCGGCTTGTTGCTGGGCTTCGGCCTGGCCTTGATGCGTTTGTCGCGCTTCAAGCTTCTAAGCTGGACCGCCCGAGTCTACGTGTCGTTCTTTCGCGGCACGCCCTTGCTGGTGCAGCTGTTTTTGATCTACTACGGCTTGCCGCAAGTGGGCATCGAGCTGGACCCGATCCCGGCGGCCATGATCGGCTTTTCGCTGAACATGGCCGCTTACGCCTGTGAAATCCTGCGCGCCGCGATCAGTTCCATCGAGCGCGGCCAATGGGAAGCTGCCGCCAGTATCGGCATGACGCGCGCGCAGACTCTGCGCCGGGCCATCCTGCCGCAGGCGATGCGCACGGCCTTGCCGCCGTTGGGCAACAGCTTTATTTCGCTGGTCAAGGACACGGCGCTGGCCGCCACCATTCAGGTGCCGGAGTTGTTCCGCCAGGCACAGCTGGTGTCAGCGCGTACCTTCGAAATCTTCACCATGTACCTGTCCGCCGCCCTGATCTACTGGATCCTGGCGAGCATCCTGGCGCACTTTCAAAATCGCCTGGAAGACCGGGTCAACCGGCATGACCTGGAGTCCTGAGCATGATCGTGGTTGAAAAACTGACCAAACAATTCAAAGGTCAGGTGGTACTCAACGGCATCGACCTTGAGGTCAAGGAAGGCGAAGTCGTCGCCATCATTGGCCCCAGCGGTTCCGGCAAGACCACCTTGCTGCGCTGCCTGAACTTCCTCGAAGAACCCACCAGCGGTCGCATCAAGGTCGGTGATATCGAGATCGACAGCAGCAAGCCGCTCAACCAGCAACAAGGCCTGGTGCGGCGCTTGCGCCAGCACGTGGGTTTTGTGTTCCAGAATTTCAACCTGTTCCCCCATCGCACCGCACTGGAAAACGTCATCGAAGGCCCGATCGTGGTCAAGAAGATGCCGCGCGAGGCGGCGACCGCACTCGGTCGCAAGCTCTTGGCCAGAGTCGGCCTGGCAGGCAAGGAAGACGCGTACCCGCGGCGCTTGTCCGGCGGCCAGCAACAGCGCGTGGCGATTGCCCGTGCCTTGGCCATGGAGCCGGAGGTGATTCTGTTTGACGAACCCACCTCGGCGCTCGACCCGGAGCTGGTCGGCGAAGTGCTGGCGACCATTCGCAGCCTGGCCGAAGAAAACCGCACCATGGTCATCGTCACCCACGAAATGAGCTTCGCCCGGGATGTGGCCAACCGGGTGATCTTTTTCGACAAAGGCGTGATCGTGGAACAGGGCGAAGCCAAGGCGCTGTTTGCCAACCCCAAGGAAGAGCGGACCAAGCAGTTTTTGAGCAAGTTTTTAGCCCACTGACAGTTTTTGTGGGAGCTGGCTTGCCAGCTCCCACCTAACAGCGTTCCTACACAAAATCCTCGTTCTCATCAGTAAAGCTCCCCGCGACACCCACCTTAAAATCCCCCGCCCCGTCAGCCTTTTCTGAATCTGCTCCAACCCACCGTTTAGCCTTTTGCCGCCATTGACGACTGCCAGCCAACCCTCTTATCTAGCGCCCAGAGGATTGGATCCTATCCCGGCTACTCACTGAATCGTTCCTTTCGGCACCCCGCGCGCAATCGCGCCACGGGCGCCGGAACGATTGCTGCTGGCTGCATCAAGGAGATTACTTATGACGCGCACCGCACCCCAGGCCACGCTCACCGCCCCGACCCTGCCCCAAGCGAATCGACACGGCATCAATGCCCTTGCCGCCACCCAATTGCAGGTGGATATCGCGCCTTACCCTGGCATGGACGAGGGCGACCTGATCGAGTTGTTCTGGAACAACTGCTTTGCCGACTCACGTCGGATTACCGCGTGCAAGGTCGGCACGCTGACTCGCCTGCGTGTACCCGAAAGTTTTATTCAGGATGGCACGGCACGGGTTCACTATCAGGTCATGCAAGTCGGCCACGGCCCGGCACGTTCAGAACTCACCCAGGTGCCCGTGAAGACCTGCTACCCCGGTGGCCACCCTTCTGCGCTGCTGGACGGTGAAAACCAGAACCTCGCCCCCGTAGGCCTGCCCGAAACCATCCGGCGCTACGGTGTCAACGGCAGCCAGGTACGGCGCGGTATCCCGCTGACCATTCAGCCCTACCTGAACATGGCCACGGGCGACGCCATTACCCTGCGCTGGGGCGACGTGCGCCTGGACCTGCCGAGAATCCAGGCCAAAGGCGTGGGCCTGCCGGTGCAGGTGTGGGTGCCGTCGGCCATTATTATCGAAGCAGGCGACGACAGCCGCCTGGACGTCACGTACTGCATTCTCGATCGCGTCGGCAATAATTCGCGCTGGGCGCCGGTGCGCACCTTGAACATAGCCACCTGCGCGCCACAGCCGTCAGCCCGGCCCGCCAGCGCCACGACAATCTATCAACCGCGTCAGCCCGGTTCACCCTGCGAACCTGGGTGACAGCCCTTCTATGCATATTCCTAAAAGTTAGTTTATTTAAAAATTTAACACGCTTAGGGTATATGCACCGGACCACCGGACATCTCTGATTTTTTTGTTTCTATTTCATTGAATGCGAGGTCGGTATGGTCAGAATTACCCCGGTGCATAACGCCAGGGCATTACGTGCAGCCAAGGAGCGGCGCTGATGTCTAACTTGGCTCTAACACCCCCCCAGAGTGATCTGGACGTAGCCCCACTGCTGTTGCCGGCCACGGTGCTGCGCAACGACGCCCAGGCGTTGAGCGCGGCCCATGAGCTGGCCCAGACCGCACGCCTGCAAGCGGCCAAACGCGACCAGCAGCGCCAACTGCCCTGGGCGCAGCTTGAGCAGTTCACCCGCAGCGGGCTGGGCAGTATTTCCATTCCCCGTGAATACGGCGGCCCGCAAGTGTCATTCGTGACCCTGGCCGAAGTGTTCGCGATCATCAGCGCAGCGGACCCGGCCCTCGGGCAAATCCCGCAGAACCATTTCGGCATTCTGCACCTGCTGCAAAGCACCGCCACCGAGCGCCAGAAAAAGCAGCTGTTCCAGAGCGTGCTCGACGGCTGGCGTATCGGCAATGGCGGCCCCGAACGCGGCACCAAAAACACCCTGGAACTCAAGGCGCGCCTCACTGCCAAGGATGACGGCTATGTGATCAGCGGCCAGAAGTTCTACTCCACCGGCGCCTTGTTCGCGCATTGGGTCGCGGTTAAAGCACTGAACGATGACGGCAAGCAAGTCATGGCGTTTGTACGCCGTGGCACGCCAGGGCTGCGCATCGTCGATGACTGGTCGGGCTTTGGCCAGCGCACCACCGCCAGTGGCACGGTACTGCTCGACCAGGTGCCGGTGGACGCAGAGTTGGTCGTCGACAACTGGCGCCTCGCCGACAGCCCGAATATCCAGGGCGCCGTCTCGCAACTGATCCAGGCCGCCATCGACGCCGGCATCGCCCGTGGTGCGCTGGATGACACCATCGCTTTCGTGCGCGAACGCTCGCGCCCGTGGATCGACGCCAAGGTCGAACGCGCCAGCGATGACCTGTACGTGATCGCCGATATCGGCAAACTTAAAATCGAACTGCACGCCGCCGAAGCCCTGCTGCGCAAAGCCGGCCAGGTACTGGACGACATCAGCGCCGCGCCGATCACCGCGCACTCGGCCGCCCGTGCCTCGATTGCCGTGGCCGAAGCCAAAGTGCTGACTACCGAAGTGTCGTTGCTGGTCAGCGAAAAGCTCTTCGAACTCGCCGGCAGCCGCGCCACCCTTGCCGAATTCAACCTCGACCGCCACTGGCGCAATGCCCGCGTACACACCCTGCACGACCCGGTGCGCTGGAAGTATCACGCCATCGGCGCCTATCGACTGAACGGCACTTTGCCTGCTCGACATTCCTGGATCTGACCGACCAGACATCTGGAGAAACCCATGACTTTTTCCCCTAACGTCGCGGTCATCACCAGCGACGAACAAGCCCTTGTTGTCGCCAGCGACCTGGCCGAAGACTTTCGCCGTGACAGCGCCCAGCGCGACCGCGAACGCCGCCTGCCCTTGCCCGAACTGGACGTGTTTTCGCGCTCCGGCCTGTGGGGCATCAGCGTGCCCAAGGAGTATGGCGGCGCCGGCGTGTCCAACGTCACCCTGGCCAAAGTCATCGCCCTGATCGCCCAGGCCGACGCCTCGCTGGGCCAGATCCCGCAAAACCACTTTTATGCGCTGGAGGTCCTGCGCGTAAACGGCAGCCCTGCCCAGCAACAACGCCTGTACGCCGAGGTGCTCGCCGGCCAGCGCTTCGGCAATGCGCTGGCGGAACTGGGTACCAAAACCGCCCACGACCGCGTCACCTCCATCACCCGCGACGGCGATGGTTTTCGCATCACCGGCCGCAAGTTCTACTCCACCGGCGCGATCTACGCCCAGCGCATCCCCACCTCGGTGGTGGATGAACACGGCGTACAGCAACTGGCGTTTGTGCCCCGTAACAGCGAGGGCTTGAGCGTGATCGACGACTGGAGTGGCTTCGGTCAGCGCACCACTGGCAGCGGTTCGGTGGTATTCGAAAACGTCTGGGTGGCAGCCGAGGACGTAATCCCGTTCCAGAGCGCCTTCGAGCGCCCGACCACCGTCGGCCCGCTCGCGCAGATTCTTCACGCCGCCATCGACACCGGCATCGCCCGTGCCGCCTTCGAAGACGCGCTGCACTTTGTGCGCACCAAAACTCGCCCGTGGATCGACGCCGGCAACGAC
The window above is part of the Pseudomonas sp. KBS0710 genome. Proteins encoded here:
- the tcyL gene encoding cystine ABC transporter permease encodes the protein MEAGFQLALDSAPFLLKGAYYTVILSLGGMFFGLLLGFGLALMRLSRFKLLSWTARVYVSFFRGTPLLVQLFLIYYGLPQVGIELDPIPAAMIGFSLNMAAYACEILRAAISSIERGQWEAAASIGMTRAQTLRRAILPQAMRTALPPLGNSFISLVKDTALAATIQVPELFRQAQLVSARTFEIFTMYLSAALIYWILASILAHFQNRLEDRVNRHDLES
- the tcyN gene encoding L-cystine ABC transporter ATP-binding protein TcyN, encoding MIVVEKLTKQFKGQVVLNGIDLEVKEGEVVAIIGPSGSGKTTLLRCLNFLEEPTSGRIKVGDIEIDSSKPLNQQQGLVRRLRQHVGFVFQNFNLFPHRTALENVIEGPIVVKKMPREAATALGRKLLARVGLAGKEDAYPRRLSGGQQQRVAIARALAMEPEVILFDEPTSALDPELVGEVLATIRSLAEENRTMVIVTHEMSFARDVANRVIFFDKGVIVEQGEAKALFANPKEERTKQFLSKFLAH
- a CDS encoding SfnB family sulfur acquisition oxidoreductase; translated protein: MSNLALTPPQSDLDVAPLLLPATVLRNDAQALSAAHELAQTARLQAAKRDQQRQLPWAQLEQFTRSGLGSISIPREYGGPQVSFVTLAEVFAIISAADPALGQIPQNHFGILHLLQSTATERQKKQLFQSVLDGWRIGNGGPERGTKNTLELKARLTAKDDGYVISGQKFYSTGALFAHWVAVKALNDDGKQVMAFVRRGTPGLRIVDDWSGFGQRTTASGTVLLDQVPVDAELVVDNWRLADSPNIQGAVSQLIQAAIDAGIARGALDDTIAFVRERSRPWIDAKVERASDDLYVIADIGKLKIELHAAEALLRKAGQVLDDISAAPITAHSAARASIAVAEAKVLTTEVSLLVSEKLFELAGSRATLAEFNLDRHWRNARVHTLHDPVRWKYHAIGAYRLNGTLPARHSWI
- a CDS encoding SfnB family sulfur acquisition oxidoreductase, which translates into the protein MTFSPNVAVITSDEQALVVASDLAEDFRRDSAQRDRERRLPLPELDVFSRSGLWGISVPKEYGGAGVSNVTLAKVIALIAQADASLGQIPQNHFYALEVLRVNGSPAQQQRLYAEVLAGQRFGNALAELGTKTAHDRVTSITRDGDGFRITGRKFYSTGAIYAQRIPTSVVDEHGVQQLAFVPRNSEGLSVIDDWSGFGQRTTGSGSVVFENVWVAAEDVIPFQSAFERPTTVGPLAQILHAAIDTGIARAAFEDALHFVRTKTRPWIDAGNDKASEDPLTLKSFGHLSVRLHAAEALLERSGEYLDRAQADSNAQTVAAASIAVAEVRALSTEISLAAGSTLFELAGSQATLAEHGLDRHWRNARVHTLHDPVRWKYHAVGNYYLNDENPPLRGTI